A single window of Halomicrobium zhouii DNA harbors:
- a CDS encoding enoyl-CoA hydratase/isomerase family protein, giving the protein MHAATDGDVAVVTLDRPQRRNALTREGLAELGDAVDDASAPVLYLHGAGEAFCAGADLDVVDGLKTREAAEFAAAGQDVARALATYDGATVAGIDGAARGGGVELALACDVRVCTPDATLAESGVSLGLFGAWGGTARLPDVVGRGVAADLALSGRALDAEEARAVGLVSRVVEDPRTVAKEIAANDHDAVRAVAELLRNPADPTSQEERERQTFADLVGTRSDEDG; this is encoded by the coding sequence ATTCACGCGGCCACCGACGGCGACGTCGCTGTGGTGACGCTCGACCGCCCACAGCGCCGCAACGCGCTCACCCGCGAGGGGCTGGCCGAGCTCGGAGATGCCGTCGACGACGCGTCGGCGCCCGTCCTCTACCTCCACGGCGCGGGCGAGGCGTTCTGCGCCGGTGCAGACCTCGACGTCGTCGACGGGCTGAAAACGCGCGAGGCGGCCGAGTTCGCCGCCGCGGGCCAGGACGTCGCTCGCGCGCTCGCCACCTACGACGGGGCGACCGTCGCCGGAATCGACGGCGCGGCCCGCGGCGGTGGCGTGGAACTCGCCCTCGCCTGCGACGTCCGGGTCTGTACGCCCGACGCGACGCTGGCCGAGAGCGGCGTCTCGCTGGGACTGTTCGGCGCCTGGGGTGGGACGGCCCGCCTCCCCGACGTCGTCGGCCGCGGCGTCGCAGCGGACCTGGCCCTCTCCGGTCGCGCCCTCGACGCCGAGGAAGCGAGGGCGGTGGGCCTGGTCTCCCGCGTCGTCGAGGACCCCAGGACCGTCGCAAAGGAGATAGCCGCCAACGACCACGACGCGGTCCGCGCAGTGGCCGAACTGCTCCGGAATCCGGCGGACCCCACGAGCCAGGAGGAACGCGAACGGCAGACCTTCGCCGACCTGGTCGGCACACGGTCTGACGAGGATGGGTAA
- a CDS encoding HalOD1 output domain-containing protein, which produces MSTTLGAVETASSESASQAVVAAVAAETGSDPMTLEPLYGVLDPDALDALVAGDGPTTTAPPVRVEFTYAGCAVSVTGSGAVDVTELDR; this is translated from the coding sequence ATGTCTACGACACTGGGTGCGGTCGAGACGGCGAGTTCGGAGTCAGCGAGTCAGGCTGTCGTCGCCGCCGTCGCGGCGGAGACCGGTTCGGATCCGATGACGCTCGAGCCACTGTACGGCGTCCTCGACCCGGACGCGCTGGACGCGCTGGTAGCGGGCGACGGACCGACGACCACCGCGCCGCCCGTGCGCGTCGAGTTCACCTACGCGGGCTGTGCGGTGTCGGTGACTGGCAGCGGCGCCGTCGACGTCACCGAACTCGACCGCTGA
- a CDS encoding glutathione S-transferase N-terminal domain-containing protein yields the protein MSDQPITFYRLQACPFCERVTRALQELGLEYRSRFVEPLHSERDVVKRLSGKRTVPAIVDENTGVTMSESANIVDYLQRTYGSGGDA from the coding sequence ATGAGTGACCAGCCGATCACGTTCTACCGGTTGCAGGCCTGCCCGTTCTGCGAGCGCGTCACCCGGGCGCTCCAGGAGCTGGGCCTCGAGTACCGGTCGCGCTTCGTCGAACCGCTGCACTCCGAGCGCGACGTCGTCAAGCGCCTCTCGGGCAAGCGGACGGTGCCCGCCATCGTCGACGAGAACACCGGCGTCACGATGAGCGAGAGCGCCAACATCGTCGACTACCTCCAGCGTACCTACGGTAGCGGAGGTGACGCCTGA
- a CDS encoding NAD+ synthase: MSESTTVRRAESPLDVSFSEDELAAHREHITGFIESMVAEAGADGAVIGLSGGIDSTLTAFLAVEALGADSVYGLVMPSEVNREANMSDAERVASDLLGIEYDVVGIEPIVDTFLEAYPDAEGDTMAEGNLMVRTRAVLNYLAANHRNALVLGTGNKSEALVGYFTKYGDGAVDCHPIANLYKAQVRQLAKHVDVPADLAEKTSSAEMWVGQTDEEEMGLDYPTLDSILALHIEGGVSKSATAKEIGVDEAAVERVRELNTQSEHKRHVPPEPDPLY, from the coding sequence ATGTCCGAGTCCACCACTGTCCGGCGGGCGGAGTCGCCGCTGGACGTCTCGTTCTCCGAGGACGAACTGGCGGCCCACCGCGAGCACATCACCGGGTTCATCGAGTCGATGGTCGCGGAGGCGGGGGCCGACGGGGCGGTCATCGGCCTCTCCGGCGGCATCGACAGCACGCTCACGGCCTTCCTCGCCGTCGAGGCGCTGGGCGCCGATTCGGTGTACGGCCTCGTGATGCCCAGCGAGGTCAACCGGGAGGCGAACATGAGCGACGCCGAGCGCGTCGCCAGCGACCTGCTGGGCATCGAGTACGACGTCGTCGGGATCGAACCCATCGTCGACACCTTCCTGGAGGCCTACCCCGACGCCGAGGGCGACACGATGGCGGAGGGCAACCTCATGGTCCGCACGCGCGCCGTGCTGAACTACCTCGCCGCCAACCACCGCAACGCGCTCGTGCTCGGCACCGGCAACAAGAGCGAGGCGCTGGTGGGCTACTTCACCAAGTACGGCGACGGCGCCGTCGACTGCCACCCCATCGCCAACCTCTACAAGGCCCAGGTCCGCCAGCTGGCCAAACACGTCGACGTCCCCGCCGACCTGGCCGAGAAGACCTCCTCGGCGGAGATGTGGGTCGGCCAGACCGACGAGGAGGAGATGGGGCTGGACTACCCGACGCTCGACTCCATCCTCGCGCTCCATATCGAGGGCGGCGTCTCCAAGTCCGCGACGGCGAAGGAGATCGGCGTCGACGAGGCCGCCGTCGAACGCGTCCGCGAACTCAACACCCAGAGCGAGCACAAGCGCCACGTCCCACCGGAGCCGGACCCGCTGTACTGA
- a CDS encoding hemolysin family protein, giving the protein MALDPPLRAESLFASPLALQVGGVPIPDSLVIAGGTAVIVVLIGLSAFFSSSEIAMFSLPSHRLEALVEDGKHGARTLERLKSDPHRLLVTILVGNNLVNIAMSSIATGLLAYLLGNQGLAVAISTFGITAVVLLFGESAPKSYAVENTESWALRIARPLKLAETVLLPLIVLFDYLTRQVNRITGGRAAIETSYVTREEIQDIIETGEREGVLDEEEREMLQRTLRFNNTIAKEVMTPRLDMDAISTEASVDEAIEECINGGHARLPVYEGSLDNVIGIVHILDLVRDRTYGEADRDVDLEDLIEPTLHVPESKNVDDLLTEMRSERLHMVIVIDEFGTAEGLVTMEDLTEEIVGEILEGEEEVPIEFVSEDVAVVKGEVNIEEVNEALGIDLPEGEEFETIAGFIFNRAGRLVEAGETIEYDGVEIRVERVENTRIMKARLRRLEPEDVEGEPEADAEASPE; this is encoded by the coding sequence ATGGCTCTGGACCCCCCTTTGCGAGCCGAGTCGCTGTTCGCGTCGCCGCTGGCCCTGCAGGTCGGCGGCGTCCCGATCCCTGATAGTCTCGTCATCGCCGGTGGGACCGCCGTCATCGTGGTCCTCATCGGCCTCTCTGCCTTCTTCTCCTCCTCGGAGATCGCCATGTTCTCGCTGCCGTCCCACCGCCTGGAGGCGCTCGTCGAGGACGGCAAGCACGGTGCGAGGACGCTCGAACGGCTCAAGTCCGACCCGCACCGCCTGCTGGTGACCATCCTGGTTGGCAACAACCTCGTCAACATCGCCATGTCCTCCATCGCGACGGGGCTGCTGGCGTACCTGCTCGGTAACCAGGGACTGGCCGTCGCCATCTCGACGTTCGGCATCACCGCCGTGGTGTTGCTGTTCGGCGAGAGCGCCCCCAAGTCCTACGCCGTCGAGAACACCGAGTCGTGGGCGCTCCGCATCGCCAGGCCGCTGAAACTCGCCGAGACCGTCCTGCTCCCGCTCATCGTCCTCTTCGACTACCTCACCCGCCAGGTCAACCGGATCACCGGCGGCCGTGCCGCCATCGAGACCTCCTACGTCACGCGCGAGGAGATCCAGGACATCATCGAGACCGGCGAGCGAGAGGGCGTCCTCGACGAGGAGGAACGCGAGATGCTCCAGCGCACCCTCCGGTTCAACAACACCATCGCCAAGGAGGTGATGACGCCGCGCCTGGACATGGACGCCATCTCCACCGAGGCCTCCGTCGACGAGGCCATCGAGGAGTGCATCAACGGTGGCCACGCCCGCCTGCCCGTCTACGAGGGCAGCCTGGACAACGTCATCGGCATCGTCCACATCCTCGACCTGGTCCGCGACCGCACCTACGGCGAGGCCGACCGCGACGTCGACCTGGAGGACCTCATCGAACCGACGCTCCACGTCCCCGAGTCGAAGAACGTCGACGACCTGCTGACCGAGATGCGCAGCGAACGCCTGCACATGGTCATCGTCATCGACGAGTTCGGCACCGCCGAGGGACTGGTGACGATGGAGGACCTCACCGAGGAGATCGTCGGCGAGATCCTCGAGGGCGAAGAGGAGGTCCCCATCGAGTTCGTCTCCGAGGACGTCGCCGTGGTCAAGGGCGAAGTCAACATCGAGGAGGTCAACGAAGCCCTGGGGATCGACCTCCCCGAGGGCGAGGAGTTCGAGACCATCGCCGGCTTCATCTTCAACCGCGCCGGCCGCCTCGTCGAGGCCGGCGAGACCATCGAGTACGACGGCGTCGAGATCCGCGTCGAGCGCGTCGAGAACACCCGCATCATGAAGGCCCGGCTGCGCCGCCTCGAACCCGAGGACGTCGAGGGGGAACCCGAAGCCGACGCCGAAGCGTCGCCGGAGTGA
- a CDS encoding bacterio-opsin activator domain-containing protein yields MSSDPLSVLLIEDNPGDARLFEEMLRETAELPRRTDAGDSGDALSFAHEQRLDDGLDALTAGDADVVLLDLNLPDSTGLDTLATVVDETGMLPIIVLTGLDDREVGIQAIERGAQDYLVKDNVTSDLLVRSIHHALERNRQDREQARRREQLEALNRLNRIAQDVTHAVITTSTQEELEQAVCDRLVDSDAYRFAWIGDVSGAAGDVTPRASAGLEEGYLDGVSITASDDTEKGPTGRAIQTGAVQVMQNIRTDPAYEPWREDALERGYQSSAAIPILYGDVLYGVLNVYASSPNAFSDPEAEILARLGSVIGHAIAAIERKEALVSDAVTELEFAVDDFAEELTSVTAQHDCTVEIDNLIQNDEAVLAYAHVDGLSRERFSEAVDRSAVLDDARILGGDAEEFEVELVTDAAMALFEALATHGGNVDSATVADGEFRFVTEVPGGRDTRPLIDIVTDHCPGASLLAQRTGQARDENSARSLAFEDRLTDKQRTALETAYLAGHFEWPRETNGEEIADRLGISPPTFHQHLRAAEKEVFSLMFEDE; encoded by the coding sequence ATGTCGAGTGACCCGCTCAGCGTCCTCCTGATCGAGGACAACCCCGGCGACGCCCGCCTGTTCGAGGAGATGCTGCGGGAGACGGCCGAACTGCCCCGCCGCACCGACGCCGGCGACTCCGGCGACGCCCTCTCGTTCGCCCACGAACAGCGCCTCGACGACGGCCTGGACGCGCTCACGGCGGGCGACGCCGACGTCGTGTTGCTGGACCTGAACCTCCCCGACAGCACCGGGCTCGACACGCTCGCGACGGTCGTCGACGAGACGGGGATGCTCCCCATCATCGTCCTCACCGGCCTCGACGACCGGGAGGTCGGCATCCAGGCGATCGAACGGGGCGCACAGGACTACCTCGTCAAGGACAACGTCACGAGCGACCTGCTGGTCCGCTCGATCCACCACGCGCTCGAACGGAACCGACAGGACCGGGAACAGGCCCGCCGCCGCGAGCAACTGGAGGCGCTCAACCGCCTCAACCGGATCGCCCAGGACGTCACCCACGCCGTCATCACGACCTCGACCCAGGAGGAACTGGAGCAGGCGGTGTGTGACCGACTCGTCGACTCCGACGCCTACCGCTTCGCGTGGATCGGCGACGTGAGCGGTGCGGCCGGCGACGTCACGCCCCGGGCATCGGCGGGCCTCGAGGAGGGCTACCTCGACGGCGTCTCGATCACGGCCAGCGACGACACCGAGAAGGGGCCGACCGGACGGGCGATCCAGACCGGGGCGGTCCAGGTCATGCAGAACATCCGGACGGACCCGGCCTACGAACCGTGGCGCGAGGACGCGCTCGAACGCGGCTACCAGTCCTCGGCCGCGATCCCGATACTCTACGGGGACGTCCTCTACGGCGTGTTGAACGTCTACGCGTCGTCGCCGAACGCCTTCTCCGACCCGGAGGCGGAGATCCTGGCCCGGCTCGGCAGCGTCATCGGCCACGCCATCGCCGCCATCGAGCGCAAGGAGGCGCTGGTGAGCGACGCCGTCACGGAACTCGAGTTCGCGGTCGACGACTTCGCCGAGGAACTGACGTCCGTGACCGCCCAGCACGACTGTACCGTCGAGATCGACAACCTCATCCAGAACGACGAGGCGGTGCTCGCCTACGCCCACGTCGACGGCCTCTCCCGCGAGCGGTTCAGCGAGGCGGTCGACCGCTCGGCCGTCCTCGACGACGCGCGGATCCTGGGCGGTGACGCCGAGGAGTTCGAGGTCGAACTCGTCACCGACGCGGCCATGGCGCTGTTCGAGGCGCTCGCGACCCACGGCGGCAACGTCGACTCCGCTACCGTCGCCGACGGGGAGTTCCGCTTCGTCACAGAGGTCCCGGGCGGCCGCGACACCCGTCCCCTGATCGACATCGTCACGGACCACTGCCCCGGCGCGTCGCTGCTGGCCCAGCGGACGGGCCAGGCTCGTGACGAGAACTCCGCCCGCAGCCTCGCCTTCGAGGACCGGCTCACCGACAAGCAGCGAACGGCGCTTGAGACGGCCTACCTCGCCGGCCACTTCGAGTGGCCCCGGGAGACCAACGGCGAGGAGATCGCCGACCGCCTGGGCATCTCCCCGCCGACGTTCCACCAGCACCTCCGGGCCGCCGAGAAGGAAGTGTTCAGTCTGATGTTCGAAGATGAGTGA
- a CDS encoding response regulator — translation MSDSPGPSDPADILLVEDNPGDVRLTREAFEEGQIANNLHVATDGVEALEFLHQRGDHVDAPRPDIVLLDLNLPRKNGDEVLAEIDDDPVLSRIPVIVLTSSEAEEDVVQSYELQANAYLTKPVDPAAFIEIVRSFQEFWLSVVRLPPMESDDVE, via the coding sequence ATGAGTGACTCGCCCGGCCCGAGCGATCCCGCGGACATCCTGCTCGTCGAGGACAACCCAGGCGACGTTCGCCTCACGCGGGAGGCGTTCGAGGAGGGCCAGATCGCCAACAACCTCCACGTCGCGACGGACGGCGTCGAGGCCCTGGAGTTCCTCCACCAGCGCGGCGACCACGTCGACGCGCCGCGGCCGGACATCGTCCTGCTCGACCTCAACCTCCCGCGGAAGAACGGCGACGAGGTGCTCGCGGAGATCGACGACGACCCCGTGCTCTCCCGCATCCCGGTCATCGTCCTGACGAGTTCGGAGGCCGAAGAGGACGTCGTCCAGTCCTACGAACTGCAGGCCAACGCCTACCTGACCAAACCGGTCGACCCGGCGGCGTTCATCGAGATCGTCCGGTCGTTCCAGGAGTTCTGGCTCTCTGTCGTCCGGCTCCCGCCCATGGAGAGTGACGATGTCGAGTGA
- a CDS encoding DUF3105 domain-containing protein, whose product MPECDYCDATFEDEDSYLAHLRDAHEGELGSIDQRRVDDLESDSGSAIPTGPAVLGLVLVVGLGLVAYLTLFAGSGGGGATDLPNRGDQAVISQVQNEPSSGNNHVEEGTDIDYERTPPTGGTHYFGVVNAGFYEEPQPYGLLVHSLEHGHIVVYYDPDQLSPEAEENLRSYAQTHTGTWQGFIAVPNPEDDPEAAYVLTAWEKRLTMDEYDPETVRQFTAEFIGRGPENPVRPR is encoded by the coding sequence ATGCCGGAGTGCGACTACTGCGACGCGACGTTCGAGGACGAGGACTCCTACCTGGCTCACCTCCGGGACGCACACGAGGGAGAGCTCGGCTCGATCGACCAGCGACGAGTCGACGATCTCGAGAGCGACAGCGGGAGTGCCATCCCGACCGGCCCCGCCGTCCTCGGCCTCGTCCTCGTCGTCGGGCTGGGACTCGTCGCCTACCTGACGCTGTTCGCGGGGTCGGGCGGCGGCGGCGCCACCGACCTCCCGAACCGCGGCGACCAGGCGGTCATCTCGCAGGTCCAGAACGAACCGTCGTCCGGCAACAACCACGTCGAAGAGGGGACGGACATCGACTACGAGCGGACGCCCCCGACCGGCGGCACCCACTACTTCGGCGTCGTGAACGCGGGCTTCTACGAGGAGCCCCAGCCCTACGGGCTGCTCGTCCACTCGCTCGAACACGGCCACATCGTCGTCTACTACGACCCCGACCAGCTGAGTCCCGAGGCCGAGGAGAACCTCCGGTCCTACGCCCAGACGCACACGGGTACTTGGCAGGGATTCATCGCCGTCCCGAATCCCGAGGACGACCCCGAGGCGGCCTACGTCCTGACGGCCTGGGAGAAGCGCCTGACGATGGACGAGTACGACCCCGAGACCGTCCGCCAGTTCACGGCCGAGTTCATCGGCCGCGGCCCCGAGAATCCGGTCCGGCCGCGATAG
- a CDS encoding amphi-Trp domain-containing protein — protein MSDQSQDVDGGAESEDDDEEFELEGDMDREQGAAVLRRLADGVESGTVDLGGDEGTVTVPERFEVEVEFEEDDDEQELEVEFEWPTEDGESATEEPESDAEDEGSDEDQGE, from the coding sequence GTGTCAGACCAGAGCCAGGACGTGGACGGAGGAGCGGAGTCCGAGGACGACGACGAGGAGTTCGAACTCGAAGGGGACATGGACCGCGAACAGGGCGCGGCGGTCCTCCGCCGCCTCGCCGACGGCGTCGAGAGCGGCACCGTGGACCTCGGTGGCGACGAGGGGACGGTCACCGTTCCCGAGCGTTTCGAGGTGGAAGTCGAGTTCGAGGAGGACGACGACGAGCAGGAACTGGAGGTGGAGTTCGAGTGGCCGACCGAGGACGGGGAGTCCGCTACAGAGGAGCCGGAGAGCGACGCGGAAGATGAGGGATCTGACGAAGATCAGGGCGAATAG
- a CDS encoding bacterio-opsin activator domain-containing protein gives MAEGPTVVVTGADEKAVARTASTLRKLTDSFAVATAPESGAVGESGESGESADAYCLVADGTEETVLERIRERHPEAPVVLFGDGDERSVEAVLADGAADYVQRSGDERYAVLAHRIERAHREAESGNAAIERAGDGAPTSVAQSPETITQLQAISRDLMQAPSRESIAAVVTRAVETVLDYDMSVVRLYDPEEGVLEPVAASENAVERMGDRPTYSLDEGLPGKVFASGEPAVYDDVKTLEDDFDRDPVRGAMFFPIGVHGTLSIGATTPGAFDEVDRTMAALLATNAAAACNRARREREVREARHRIATILDRIEGLVQDTVEVLVEAHTREEVELGVCTQLAAADPYVFAWLARPDVRGEALVAHEWTGETNLYVADESVPMDGDSPGAAAYQTGESQVVDVRALAEAESGWLRTAHEAGVESVMAIPLEYTDASYGVLYVCAGREDAFDGREQVVLESLGRAVANTINAFESGRILSADRVIELEFAVEDHDLLFSRLSATTGALISSTGTVTQEDGSLRIYFTTTGADSDDVMDALQDDGAVTAASRVAEYEGEALFDVTVDGSLVETLVDLGAVPKRIESEHGVVRYTIELPYEAEARDVFGLVDERYDNTDLVGYHEHERPVHTQQEFRAALFDRFTDRQETALRTAFLGGFFDWPREVDGDELAEGMDISRPTYHQHLRAAQQKVFQELFDPEGR, from the coding sequence ATGGCCGAGGGACCAACAGTCGTCGTGACGGGGGCCGACGAGAAGGCAGTCGCCCGGACCGCGAGCACGCTCCGGAAGCTCACGGACTCGTTCGCTGTCGCGACGGCACCGGAATCTGGGGCGGTGGGGGAATCGGGGGAATCGGGGGAGTCGGCGGACGCCTACTGCCTGGTCGCCGACGGGACGGAGGAGACCGTCCTCGAACGCATCCGCGAGCGACACCCGGAGGCGCCGGTCGTCCTGTTCGGCGACGGCGACGAGCGGTCCGTCGAGGCGGTGCTGGCCGACGGCGCGGCCGACTACGTCCAGCGGAGCGGCGACGAACGCTACGCCGTCCTCGCACACCGGATCGAACGGGCACACCGGGAGGCCGAGAGCGGGAACGCAGCTATCGAGCGTGCTGGCGACGGAGCCCCCACGAGCGTCGCGCAGAGCCCGGAGACCATCACACAGCTCCAGGCCATCTCGCGGGATCTCATGCAGGCGCCCAGCCGCGAGTCCATCGCCGCCGTCGTGACGCGGGCCGTCGAGACGGTGCTGGACTACGACATGAGTGTCGTCCGGCTGTACGACCCCGAAGAGGGGGTGCTCGAACCCGTCGCCGCCAGCGAGAACGCCGTCGAGCGGATGGGTGATCGCCCGACGTACAGCCTCGACGAAGGACTGCCGGGGAAGGTGTTCGCCTCCGGCGAGCCGGCGGTGTACGACGACGTGAAGACCCTCGAGGACGACTTCGACCGCGACCCCGTCCGGGGAGCGATGTTCTTCCCCATCGGCGTCCACGGAACGTTGAGCATCGGCGCGACGACGCCAGGCGCGTTCGACGAAGTGGACCGAACGATGGCGGCGCTGCTGGCCACTAACGCGGCGGCTGCGTGCAACCGGGCCCGCCGGGAACGGGAGGTCCGCGAGGCGCGCCACCGCATCGCCACCATCCTCGACCGCATCGAGGGACTCGTCCAGGACACCGTGGAGGTGCTCGTCGAGGCCCACACGCGCGAGGAAGTCGAACTCGGCGTCTGCACCCAGCTCGCGGCGGCGGACCCGTACGTCTTCGCCTGGCTGGCCCGCCCGGACGTCCGCGGCGAGGCGCTGGTCGCCCACGAGTGGACCGGGGAGACGAACCTCTACGTCGCCGACGAGAGCGTGCCGATGGACGGCGACTCGCCGGGCGCGGCCGCCTACCAGACGGGCGAATCGCAGGTCGTCGACGTGCGCGCGCTGGCCGAGGCAGAGTCGGGCTGGCTCCGGACCGCCCACGAGGCCGGCGTCGAGTCGGTGATGGCCATCCCGCTCGAGTACACCGACGCCAGTTACGGCGTCCTCTACGTCTGTGCGGGCCGGGAGGACGCCTTCGACGGTCGCGAGCAGGTCGTCCTGGAGTCACTCGGCCGCGCGGTCGCCAACACCATCAACGCCTTCGAGAGCGGGCGCATCCTCTCGGCCGACCGGGTGATCGAACTGGAGTTCGCCGTCGAGGACCACGACCTGCTGTTCTCCCGGCTCTCGGCCACGACGGGCGCCCTGATCAGCTCCACCGGGACCGTCACCCAGGAGGACGGCTCGCTGCGCATCTACTTCACCACCACCGGGGCCGACAGCGACGACGTCATGGACGCGCTCCAGGACGACGGGGCGGTCACGGCCGCCAGTCGTGTCGCCGAATACGAGGGCGAGGCGCTGTTCGACGTGACCGTGGACGGGTCGCTCGTCGAGACGCTCGTCGACCTGGGGGCCGTCCCCAAGCGCATCGAGAGCGAACACGGCGTCGTCCGCTACACTATCGAACTCCCCTACGAAGCCGAGGCCCGCGACGTGTTCGGCCTCGTCGACGAGCGCTACGACAACACCGACCTCGTGGGCTACCACGAGCACGAGCGCCCCGTCCACACCCAGCAGGAGTTCCGCGCCGCGCTGTTCGACCGGTTCACCGACCGCCAGGAGACGGCCCTGCGGACGGCCTTCCTCGGCGGGTTCTTCGACTGGCCCCGGGAGGTCGACGGCGACGAGCTCGCCGAGGGGATGGACATCTCCCGGCCGACCTACCACCAGCACCTGCGAGCCGCCCAGCAGAAGGTGTTCCAGGAGCTGTTCGACCCCGAGGGGCGGTAG
- a CDS encoding DUF7114 family protein: MEEAAAVRRAALAAVEDVEPDRLHARIEDRLDTASVTPGVLTLASARAVREESVERLSERAAGVQLIYEGLGLTRTLAHEDPWADADVRPAENGHDESASPASQTQRDEADLDILIADILVSRGFYLLARTEAAEAAVAVVRAFGTDQTVRRVTGDDSPDTDLEADVLELAVVAGTTAAGGRAPARLREYATELAADGLPPVDRVAEGDVLESLGTLAGTEPPASDGVRTSADH; encoded by the coding sequence ATGGAGGAAGCCGCGGCGGTCCGCCGGGCCGCGCTGGCGGCGGTCGAAGACGTCGAACCCGACCGCCTCCACGCCCGGATCGAGGACCGTCTCGACACCGCGTCGGTGACGCCGGGTGTTCTCACACTCGCCAGTGCCCGCGCAGTCCGCGAGGAGTCCGTCGAGCGCCTCTCCGAGCGCGCCGCCGGCGTCCAGCTCATCTACGAGGGGCTCGGCCTCACGCGGACGCTCGCCCACGAGGACCCCTGGGCCGACGCCGACGTCAGGCCGGCCGAGAACGGCCACGACGAGTCGGCGAGCCCTGCGTCGCAGACGCAGCGCGACGAGGCCGACCTGGACATCCTCATCGCCGACATCCTCGTCTCCCGGGGGTTCTACCTGCTCGCCCGGACCGAGGCCGCCGAGGCCGCCGTCGCCGTCGTCCGCGCCTTCGGCACGGACCAGACCGTCCGCCGCGTGACCGGCGACGACTCCCCCGACACCGACCTGGAGGCCGACGTCCTCGAACTCGCCGTCGTCGCCGGGACGACCGCCGCCGGCGGCCGCGCCCCGGCCCGCCTGCGCGAGTACGCCACCGAACTGGCCGCCGACGGCCTCCCGCCGGTCGACCGCGTCGCCGAGGGCGACGTCCTGGAGTCGCTGGGCACGCTCGCCGGGACGGAGCCGCCGGCCAGCGACGGCGTCCGCACCTCCGCCGACCACTAG
- a CDS encoding redoxin domain-containing protein has protein sequence MELDFDVVDLGPADHPEEGDQAPEFTRPLVNDEYWEDVALSDLVEREDGPTVLVFHPMDGAFPATYVWKEIVDREWHDDATVVGLSISTPYAHKDLIEKRGLGDDYALYSDPAADVAEEYGIAHELDGMAGVVEPRPAVFVLDSERTVEYAWVATEWPDFPDYDDVEAQLA, from the coding sequence ATGGAACTGGACTTCGACGTCGTCGATCTGGGGCCCGCAGACCACCCCGAGGAAGGCGACCAGGCACCGGAGTTCACCCGCCCACTCGTGAACGACGAGTACTGGGAGGACGTCGCCCTCTCGGATCTCGTCGAGCGCGAGGACGGCCCGACGGTCCTCGTCTTCCACCCGATGGACGGCGCCTTCCCGGCGACCTACGTCTGGAAGGAAATCGTCGACCGGGAGTGGCACGACGACGCCACCGTCGTCGGCCTGTCCATCTCGACCCCCTACGCCCACAAGGACCTGATCGAGAAGCGCGGGCTTGGTGACGACTACGCGCTGTACTCGGACCCCGCGGCCGACGTGGCCGAGGAGTACGGCATCGCCCACGAACTCGACGGAATGGCCGGCGTCGTCGAACCGCGGCCGGCGGTCTTCGTGCTCGATTCGGAGCGGACTGTCGAGTACGCCTGGGTCGCGACCGAGTGGCCCGACTTCCCCGACTACGACGACGTCGAGGCGCAACTGGCGTGA